Proteins encoded by one window of Arabidopsis thaliana chromosome 2, partial sequence:
- a CDS encoding UDP-Glycosyltransferase superfamily protein (UDP-Glycosyltransferase superfamily protein; FUNCTIONS IN: UDP-glycosyltransferase activity, transferase activity, transferring glycosyl groups; INVOLVED IN: metabolic process; LOCATED IN: cellular_component unknown; CONTAINS InterPro DOMAIN/s: UDP-glucuronosyl/UDP-glucosyltransferase (InterPro:IPR002213); BEST Arabidopsis thaliana protein match is: UDP-glucosyl transferase 84B2 (TAIR:AT2G23250.1); Has 30201 Blast hits to 17322 proteins in 780 species: Archae - 12; Bacteria - 1396; Metazoa - 17338; Fungi - 3422; Plants - 5037; Viruses - 0; Other Eukaryotes - 2996 (source: NCBI BLink).), which translates to MGSIEGQETHVLMVALPFQGHLNPMLKFAKHLARTNLHFTLATIESARDLLSSTDEPHSLVDLVFFSDGLPKDDPRDHEPLTESLRKVGANNFSKIIEGKRFDCIISVPFTPWVPAVAAAHNIPCAILWIEACAGFSVYYRYYMKTNSFPDLEDPNQKVELPGLPFLEVRDLPTLMLPSHGAIFNTLMAEFVECLKDVKWVLANSFYELESVIIESMFDLKPIIPIGPLVSPFLLGADEDKILDGKSLDMWKADDYCMEWLDKQVRSSVFTYLSEAYSNHQRIKSRP; encoded by the coding sequence atgggaagTATTGAGGGTCAAGAAACACACGTTCTAATGGTAGCATTACCGTTCCAAGGTCACCTAAATCCAATGCTCAAATTCGCCAAACATCTCGCACGAACCAACCTACACTTCACTCTCGCCACCATTGAATCAGCCCGTGACCTCCTCTCATCCACCGATGAACCCCATAGCCTGGTGGATCTTGTGTTCTTCTCTGATGGTCTGCCTAAAGACGATCCAAGAGACCACGAACCTCTCACAGAGTCATTGAGAAAAGTCGGAGCCAATAACTTTTCGAAAATAATCGAAGGAAAGAGATTTGATTGCATCATCTCTGTGCCTTTTACTCCATGGGTTCCAGCTGTTGCAGCTGCTCATAACATTCCTTGTGCAATCCTCTGGATTGAAGCTTGTGCAGGTTTCTCAGTTTATTACCGTTACTACATGAAGACAAACTCTTTCCCCGATCTCGAAGATCCTAATCAAAAAGTGGAGTTACCAGGCTTACCGTTTTTAGAAGTCCGAGATCTCCCGACATTGATGTTACCTTCTCACGGTGCTATCTTCAATACACTAATGGCGGAATTCGTCGAATGCTTGAAAGATGTTAAATGGGTTTTGGCTAATTCATTTTATGAACTCGAATCGGTTATAATTGAATCGATGTTTGATTTAAAACCTATTATCCCAATTGGTCCTCTtgtttctccatttcttttgGGAGCTGATGAGGACAAAATCTTAGATGGGAAAAGCCTAGATATGTGGAAAGCTGATGATTATTGTATGGAGTGGCTTGACAAACAAGTTAGGTCTTCAGTTTTTACATATCTTTCGGAAGCATACTCAAATCATCAGAGAATCAAGTCGAGACCATAG
- a CDS encoding Protein kinase superfamily protein (Protein kinase superfamily protein; FUNCTIONS IN: kinase activity; INVOLVED IN: protein amino acid phosphorylation; LOCATED IN: endomembrane system; EXPRESSED IN: 20 plant structures; EXPRESSED DURING: 12 growth stages; CONTAINS InterPro DOMAIN/s: Protein kinase, ATP binding site (InterPro:IPR017441), Protein kinase, catalytic domain (InterPro:IPR000719), Serine-threonine/tyrosine-protein kinase (InterPro:IPR001245), Protein kinase-like domain (InterPro:IPR011009), Serine/threonine-protein kinase, active site (InterPro:IPR008271); BEST Arabidopsis thaliana protein match is: Protein kinase superfamily protein (TAIR:AT5G24010.1); Has 117317 Blast hits to 115989 proteins in 4644 species: Archae - 97; Bacteria - 13591; Metazoa - 43650; Fungi - 9956; Plants - 32544; Viruses - 404; Other Eukaryotes - 17075 (source: NCBI BLink).), with the protein MENFCFQDSVSLFITIMVLVLLPRLSLSDTSTYTRPENFYVNCGSDSNVFYGGQTFVGDTNSSTNSVSFTNKGTEVINDQSSVAPEIYRTVRIFRHPSSYKFKLDSLGLHFVRLHFSVVFSRADLLTARFTVSATSGSNHHLKSFSPQNLTNTPRVEEFLLMMNSLEFEIRFVPDHSSLALINAIEVFSAPDDLEIPSASDKNLHTIYRLNVGGEKITPDNDTLGRTWLPDDDDFLYRKDSARNINSTQTPNYVGGLSSATDSTAPDFVYKTAKAMNRSSNEQVGMLMNVTWSFKVKSNHRHFIRIHFSDILSNLSNSDSDFYLFVNGYWRVDVKPSEQPRLASPFFKDVVNVSDGSGLLNISIGTKEANKDAGFLNGLEMMEVLSKSGSDYSNRSSSRVHIITGCAVAAAAASALVFSLLFMVFLKRRRSKKTKPEVEGTVWSPLPLHRGGSSDNRPISQYHNSPLRNLHLGLTIPFTDILSATNNFDEQLLIGKGGFGYVYKAILPDGTKAAIKRGKTGSGQGILEFQTEIQVLSRIRHRHLVSLTGYCEENSEMILVYEFMEKGTLKEHLYGSNLPSLTWKQRLEICIGAARGLDYLHSSGSEGAIIHRDVKSTNILLDEHNIAKVADFGLSKIHNQDESNISINIKGTFGYLDPEYLQTHKLTEKSDVYAFGVVLLEVLFARPAIDPYLPHEEVNLSEWVMFCKSKGTIDEILDPSLIGQIETNSLKKFMEIAEKCLKEYGDERPSMRDVIWDLEYVLQLQMMTNRREAHEEDSTAINSGGSLVAPRLMVSDSFSTNSIFQNGDESKNRFGFTDSSETRVFSQLKISDAR; encoded by the coding sequence ATGGagaatttctgttttcaagACTCTGTTTCTCTATTTATCACGATCAtggttcttgttcttctccCCCGTCTCAGTCTTTCTGATACTTCGACGTACACCCGTCCTGAGAATTTTTACGTCAACTGTGGATCGGATTCTAATGTATTTTATGGTGGCCAGACCTTCGTCGGAGATACCAACTCGAGTACTAACTCAGTTTCCTTCACCAACAAAGGAACTGAAGTCATCAACGACCAATCGTCCGTTGCGCCTGAAATATACCGGACGGTTAGGATATTTAGACACCCTTCTTCTTACAAGTTCAAACTTGATTCTCTGGGTCTGCACTTTGTGCGTCTCCATTTCTCTGTTGTGTTTTCTCGGGCAGATCTTTTAACTGCTCGGTTCACTGTCTCTGCTACCTCTGGTTCTAATCATCACTTGAAAAGTTTCTCGCCTCAGAATCTCACTAATACCCCACGAGTTGAAGAGTTTCTCCTGATGATGAACTCGCTGGAGTTCGAAATTCGATTTGTGCCCGATCATTCCTCTTTAGCTCTCATCAATGCCATCGAAGTGTTCTCTGCTCCTGATGACCTCGAAATCCCATCAGCTTCCGATAAGAATCTGCATACGATTTACAGATTAAACGTAGGAGGCGAGAAAATCACTCCGGATAATGATACCTTGGGACGAACTTGGCTGCCTGACGATGATGACTTTCTCTACCGAAAAGATTCAGCGAGGAACATTAATTCAACACAAACGCCTAACTACGTGGGAGGGTTAAGTTCAGCCACGGACTCCACTGCTCCTGATTTCGTCTACAAGACAGCTAAAGCAATGAACCGTAGCTCGAATGAGCAGGTGGGGATGTTGATGAATGTTACATGGTCGTTCAAGGTCAAAAGTAACCATAGACACTTCATCAGGATTcatttttctgatattttgaGCAACTTATCAAACTCCGACTCCGATTTCTATCTCTTTGTAAATGGGTATTGGCGAGTAGATGTAAAGCCTTCAGAGCAGCCTAGGTTGGCGAGTCCGTTTTTTAAGGATGTCGTGAATGTCTCTGATGGTTCTGGACTCTTGAATATCAGTATAGGTACCAAGGAGGCCAATAAGGATGCTGGTTTTCTGAATGGTCTGGAGATGATGGAGGTTTTGAGTAAATCTGGTTCTGATTATTCAAATAGAAGCAGTTCCCGGGTTCACATCATCACTGGTTgtgctgttgctgctgctgctgcatcAGCTTTGGTCTTCAGTTTGCTGTTTATGGTATTCTTGAAGCGGAGGAGATCGAAGAAGACTAAGCCAGAGGTTGAGGGCACTGTATGGTCTCCTTTGCCATTGCACAGAGGTGGGAGTTCAGACAATAGACCTATCTCTCAATACCACAACTCCCCATTACGCAACCTACACTTAGGCTTAACGATTCCCTTCACAGACATTCTAAGCGCTACAAACAACTTCGACGAGCAGTTGTTGATCGGGAAAGGCGGGTTTGGCTACGTTTACAAAGCTATTCTTCCCGATGGAACCAAAGCCGCTATCAAACGAGGCAAAACCGGCTCAGGACAAGGGATCTTAGAGTTTCAAACCGAGATTCAAGTCCTCTCAAGAATCCGACATAGACACCTCGTCTCGCTAACGGGATACTGCGAAGAAAACTCCGAAATGATCCTCGTCTACGAGTTTATGGAGAAAGGTACACTCAAAGAACATCTATACGGCTCGAATCTACCTTCATTAACATGGAAACAAAGACTAGAGATATGCATTGGAGCAGCTAGAGGTTTAGATTATCTCCACAGTAGTGGCTCAGAAGGAGCAATCATTCACAGAGACGTCAAATCAACAAACATATTACTAGACGAGCACAATATAGCAAAAGTCGCAGATTTCGGATTATCGAAAATTCATAATCAAGATGAAAGCAATATCAGCATAAACATCAAAGGAACATTCGGTTACTTGGATCCAGAATATCTCCAAACACATAAATTAACAGAGAAATCAGATGTTTACGCATTCGGAGTCGTCCTCCTCGAGGTACTGTTCGCGAGACCAGCTATAGATCCTTATCTTCCTCACGAAGAAGTGAATCTATCGGAATGGGTGATGTTCTGCAAATCAAAAGGTACAATCGATGAGATCTTAGATCCGAGTTTGATAGGTCAAATTGAGACGAATTCGTTGAAGAAATTCATGGAAATTGCTGAGAAATGTTTGAAAGAGTATGGAGATGAGAGACCGAGTATGAGGGATGTGATTTGGGATCTTGAGTATGTTCTTCAGCTACAGATGATGACGAATCGTCGAGAGGCTCATGAAGAAGATAGTACGGCGATTAATTCCGGTGGTTCGTTGGTTGCTCCGAGGTTGATGGTGAGTGATTCGTTTAGTACGAACTCGATATTTCAGAATGGTGATGAATCGAAGAACAGATTTGGATTTACAGATTCATCGGAGACTCGAGTTTTTTCGCAGTTGAAGATCTCTGATGCAAGATGA